Genomic DNA from Alistipes indistinctus YIT 12060:
CGGGCGCATGGCAGCGCATGAAGCAGAACACCAAGAAGGCGGTCAAGGACATTGCCCGCGAACTGATCGCGCTTTATGCCCGGCGCAAGGCGAGCGACGGCTTTGCGTTTTCGCCGGATAGCTTTCTGCAATACGAGCTGGAAGCGTCGTTCATTTACGAGGACACGCCCGACCAGCAGGCTGCGACGCAGGCTGTGAAAGCCGATATGGAGGCGCGCACGCCGATGGACCGGCTCGTGTGCGGCGATGTGGGCTTCGGCAAGACCGAAGTGGCGATCCGCGCCGCTTTCAAGGCCGTCACCGATTCCAAACAGGTGGCCGTGCTGGTGCCTACGACGATCCTTGCATTGCAGCATTACCGTACTTTCAGCGAGCGGCTCAAGGAGTTCCCGGTGCGCATCGAGCACCTGAGCCGCGCGAAGAGTACCGCAGAGGTCAACCAGATATTGAAGGATGTGGCCGACGGCCGGATCGACATCCTGATCGGCACGCACAAGATTCTGGGCAAGAATGTCGGGTTCAAGGACCTCGGATTGCTGATTATCGACGAAGAGCAAAAGTTCGGGGTGGCGGCCAAGGAGAAGCTGCGCCAATTGAGGGCCGACGTGGACACGCTGACGATGACCGCTACGCCGATTCCGCGTACGCTGCAGTTTTCGCTGATGGGTTCGCGCGACCTGTCGGTCATCTCGACCCCGCCGCCCAACCGACAGCCGGTCTCAACCGAGAGCCATCTGTTCGACGAGGAGCTGATTCGCGAGGCGGTCGATTACGAACTCCAGCGCGGCGGGCAGGTCTATTTCGTGCACAACAAGGTCGAGACGATCGACAACGTCCGCCGCATGGTCGGGCAACTTTGCCCGAAGGCGCGCGTGGCGGTGGGACACGGGCAGATGCCGGCCCAGCAACTCGAAAAGCTGATGATGGACTTTATCTACGGCGAGTTCGACGTGCTGGTGGCCACGACGATCGTCGAGTCGGGCGTCGACGTGCCCAATGCCAATACGATCATCATCAACAACGCGCAGAACTTCGGACTGAGCGATCTGCACCAACTCCGGGGCCGTGTGGGGCGGTCGAACCGCAAGGCTTTCTGTTACTTGCTCACGCCCCCCGAGGAGATGCTTTCGAGCGACGCACGGCGGAGGCTGCGGGCCATCGAGGAGTTTTCCGACCTGGGGGCCGGCTTCAATATTGCGATGCAGGACCTCGATATCCGTGGGGCGGGCAATCTGTTGGGTGGTGAGCAGAGCGGATTTATCGCCGATATCGGCTTTGAGACCTACCAGAAAATCCTCTCGGAAGCGATGGCCGAACTGCGCGAAGAGGAGTTTGCCAAAGCGGCCGAGGCCGGCCGGACGATTGCTTCCGGCGACGTTGCATTGCAGGGCGGATCTGTGCATTCGGTTCCGGGCGGTTCCATAGCCGGGCAGGCGGACATGAACGGTTCGGCATTCCCTGGCGTGACATCCCCGCAAGATGGGGGGGGGACCGTCGCCTATATTTCCGACTGTCAGATCGAGACCGATCGCGAGGCGGTGATTCCCGACAGTTATGTGAGCAGTGCCGGCGAGAAGCTGCGGCTCTACCGCGAGTTGGACAGTATTACCGATGAGGAGCGCCTTGCCCGGTTCGAATCGCAGTTGACCGACCGTTTCGGCGACATTCCCACTGCGACGCACGAGCTGTTCGACATCGTGAGGCTCAGGTGGATCTGTATCCGGCTCGGATTCGAGAAGGCGATCGTTAAAAACGGCATCATGATTCTGCAATTCGTTCACAACCAGAAATCTGCCTATTATAAAAGTGAACTTTTCGGGCGAATCCTGCGGGTTTCGACGCGGCCGGGCAGTAAATTTATTTTCCGCCAGAACAATAATAAGCTCTCTGTGGTAGTTAGAAGTATTAAAGATATCGCAGCGGCCGCCGCGACGCTCCGGGAACTGGAGACCGAGGCCGCAAAACAGCCGACCGCATGAATCTAGCCATCGACATCGGAAACACATGCGCCAAACTGGCCGTTATCGAAAACGGGCAGGTGGTCGATTTCTTCAAAACCGACACGTTGTCGGAAGTCTACCTCGAGCAACTGCTCGAGAATTTTCCCGATATTACCGGGGCGATCCTCATTTCGGTGCACGAAGATTCCGATGCGCCCATCGAGGCGTTGCTCCGGCGCCGTTTGGGGCGTTTCATTCGTTTCGGTCACGGTGTTCCCGTCCCGATCCGCAACGGTTATGCGACGCCCGATACGCTCGGTGCCGACCGTCTGGCCGCCGCCGTCGGGGCGGCTACGCTCTATCCGGGTAACAACGTGCTGATCGTCGATTTCGGAACGGCGATCACGTTCGATTTCGTCTCGGCGGAAGGGGAATTTCTCGGTGGCAATATCTCGCCCGGGGCGGCAACGCGTTTCAGAGCGCTGCACCACTTCACACGCAAACTGCCGCTGTGCGAACTGATTGACCGGGAAGTGTTCATGGGCCGCGACACGGTGAGCGCTATCGAAGGCGGCGTCGTGAACGGCATTGTCTATGAGGTCGAAGGCTATATCCGCGACTTGGAGCGGAAATATGACGGCCTGCGTATAATTTTTACCGGAGGCGACAGTAATTTTTTTGCCAAACGGGTAAAAAAACCGATATTTGCAACTTATGATCTGGTCGCTTACGGCCTGAACCGAATATTAGAGTACAATGCGAAATAGAAATCGTTTACTGGGCGCGATCGGGGCGCTGCTGCTGATCCTTCCCGCATCCGCATTCGCCCAGGGCAGTAGTTTGAGCGCATTTTCTCCGTACACGTTCTACGGATTAGGCGATTTTTCGGTGCAGGGCCCGGCATTTCTCCGCTCGATGGGCGGTATCGGCGTCGCGTATGCCAACGGCCGACGGATGAATTACCTGAACCCGGCTTCCTATTCGGCGGTCAATCCCCGTTCGGTGCTGTTCAATGTCGGTGGCGAGATGTACAATATCTATGCGAAAACGGCCGATTCGAAGACCAGCTATAACACTTTTAATGTCCGGGATGTCAGCATGCAGATTCCGCTGGCCAAACGGCTCGGCTTCGGTTTCAGCATGACGCCGCTGAGCGATGTGGGTTACCGTGTCAAGATGACCGAAATGGATCCGTTCATGCTTGCCAACGTTGGTAATATCGTTTACGACTATGAAGGCGAAGGCAATACGACGCAGTTCAAATTCGGGTTGGGATGGTCGCCGTTCAAGAGATTCTCTTTCGGTGCCGACGTAATTTATTATCACGGTGTGATCACGCGCAATTTCAATACGATTATCTCGCCGATGATCGAGGAGAAGCCCCAGCGCAGTATGCTCGGCACCCAGCGTGAAACCTATTCGCAGGCCGGTGTGACTTTGGGCATTCAGTACGATTTCATACTGAATGACAACCGGTCGTTTACCTTCGGTGCGACTTTCCGGCCGCGCGTCAATCTCCGGCCCGAAACGACCCGGACGATCGTGGCCAAGGACGTCTTTATCGACACGGTCGATTACAAGATCTCCCGTTCCGATTATTACCTGCCCTCTACGTTCACGGCGGGTCTGTATTACCAGACACGCAAGGTCGGCATGGGGCTCGACTATACGTTCGAAAAGTGGAAGGGCATTAACCAGTCCGACCTGATCGACGGTATCCGTTACCGCAACAACAACTTTATCAAGGTGGGTATGCAGTTTACGCCGAACGCGCAGGATGTGCGGCGGTATTTCAACCGTTGTACCTACCGCGTCGGTTTCCGGTACAACAGCTACTACATGAATATCAACGACCACAATATCGACGATAAAGCGATCACGCTCGGTTTCGGTTTCCCGATCCGCCAGGGGCTGTCATGCATCAATGTCGGTTTCGATTTCGGGCAGCGGGGCATGACCGCTTCCGGAATTTACACGGTACCGCCTTCGGAACCCGGCGGGCTTACCAGCCAGCGGGCCTACCAGATGGTGCGCGAGCGTTATTTCCGTGTTTCGGTCGAGCTGACGCTCTTCGGCGAAGACTATTGGTTCCTCAAACAGAAGTATCAGTAAACGCATTTGCCGGGTGAAACGCCGCGACCCCATACGCCTTTCGGTAGCACTCCTCTTTTTAGCGGGTGCTATCTTGCTTTTTGGCTGCAAAGGAAAAAAGAGCGCCAAAGAGGAGGACGTGCAGAACATGATGACCCAGCAGAGCGAGAACCTGCGGCTGGTCTATTCGCAGAACGGCAACCTGTCGTACCGTTTTGAAACGCCGCTGCTGGAGCGCTACGAATTGGCGCGGGAACCCTACATGGAGTTCCGCAAAGGGGTCAAAGTCGAGACGTATAACGATACCACACACCTCGTCGAATCGACGCTGACGGCCAATTATGCGATTTTCCTTGAAAACCAGCAATTGTGGGAGGCCAAGGGAAACGTAGTGGCGACCAATGCACAGGGTCAGAAGCTCGAGACCGAGCAGCTTTTCTGGAATCAGAAGAGCAAACGCATTTATTCGAACGTCGATTCAAAGGTGACCCAGAAGGACGGTGTGATCCTCGGCGAGGGTTTCGAGTCCGACGAACAATTCCAGGATTTCATTTTCCGCCGTCCGAAAGGCAAGGTGGCCGTCGATACGGCCCCGAAGGAGCGGGCCGATTCGACCGGTTCGGGGCAGGCTGCCGCCGGGTCGTCGCTGCCGGTGATCCGCGAGGGGGAGGCGGTGGCCAAGCCGAAATCCTGATCAACGATGCACGGGCCTTTGACGGCCGGATGCCTGTTTAACCTTTGCGATCTGGGGTCGCATCGATAATATGATTCTCTCTACCGTTATAGTCGTATTGCTCGCGTTGCTTTTCTCCGCATTTTTCTCGGGGATGGAGATTGCGTTCCTGGCGTCGAACAAACTCAAACTCGAGATCGAGAAGAGCCGCAGCCATGCGTTCGCTTACATCGCCGGACTTTTTTCACGTCATCCGGGGCAGTACATTACGACGATTCTCGTCGGCAACAACATCGCACTGGTGATCTATTCGCTGCAGATGAGCCTGCTGATCCAGACGCTGCTTTCGCTCACGGGGTGGGGGCTGCTTTCCGGCGGGTCGTTCCTGCTTGAGACGGTCCTTTCGACGATTATCATCATTTTTGCCGCGGAGTACATCCCCAAAGCCGTCGTGCGGCTCAATCCCAATCTGTACTACCGTACCTTCGCCGTGCCGGTTTTCCTGTTTTACCTGCTGTTTTATCCGCTGGCGCGTATCACCACTTTCATTTCGACGCTGATCCTGCGTATTTTCGGGTTGCCGGTCAATACGCGGCGGGGGGCGCAAACCTTCGACCGGATCGATCTGGCACACCTGATCGACGAGGCATCCGAGGGCGACGAACAGTACGATAACGAGAAAGATATCCGCCTGTTCCAGAATGCGCTCGACTTTTCCGGGTTGCTCGTGCGCGACTGCATGGTGCCTCGGGTCGATATCGAAGCGATCGACCGGACCGATTCGATCCGGGAGCTCACCTCGCGCTTTATCGATACGCATTTCTCTCGGTTGCCGGTTTATGAGGAGAACATCGACCGGATCATCGGTTACGTAAACACCAAAAGCCTTTTCAGGCAGCCTGCGACGATCGACGAAATCCTTCAGCAGATCGACTATGTGCCCGAGAGTATGCCGGTGCAGAAACTGCTCACCGCATTCATCAAAAAGCGTCATTCGGTGGCGGTGGTGATCGACGAGTTCGGCGGGACGGCGGGCATGATCACGATCGAGGATATCCTCGAAGAA
This window encodes:
- the mfd gene encoding transcription-repair coupling factor, whose protein sequence is MTAQQLQELFLSQPSYRELLRQLENRGTTVGLDSLVGSSYSLVAAGAVRERGGVHVFVMEDRDAAGYLYNDLSPFLDEERLLFFPTAYKRSIQFGQEDPSGIVQRTAALNAVKNFTDGYLAICTYPEALVEKVVGMQRLRESILTIRVGDTLSTSTIEEILADNGFERVEFVYEPGQYSVRGGIVDIFSFSDNKPYRIDLFGDEVDSIRHFDLSSQLSVDRLQQIEVVPNLKDAVSGRERVSFPAFAAGATYWLDDGEYTLKRFQDIRTKLLGELDDPAQIDTLVTGRKGFLADTAGATMVLLKDNCQERAADATISFHTSPQPQFNKKFELLADDIRDNREKGYTTCLLTENKAQIERLRNIFNSMGERDVPFEAVGVTLHAGFIDHASRYCFYTDHQLFDRYHRYQIRGGIDRSESLTIQELNELKVGDYVVHIDHGVGRFGGLTRTVENGKVHEAIKLVYRDNDVLLVNVHALHRISKYKDKDSEPPKIYKLGSGAWQRMKQNTKKAVKDIARELIALYARRKASDGFAFSPDSFLQYELEASFIYEDTPDQQAATQAVKADMEARTPMDRLVCGDVGFGKTEVAIRAAFKAVTDSKQVAVLVPTTILALQHYRTFSERLKEFPVRIEHLSRAKSTAEVNQILKDVADGRIDILIGTHKILGKNVGFKDLGLLIIDEEQKFGVAAKEKLRQLRADVDTLTMTATPIPRTLQFSLMGSRDLSVISTPPPNRQPVSTESHLFDEELIREAVDYELQRGGQVYFVHNKVETIDNVRRMVGQLCPKARVAVGHGQMPAQQLEKLMMDFIYGEFDVLVATTIVESGVDVPNANTIIINNAQNFGLSDLHQLRGRVGRSNRKAFCYLLTPPEEMLSSDARRRLRAIEEFSDLGAGFNIAMQDLDIRGAGNLLGGEQSGFIADIGFETYQKILSEAMAELREEEFAKAAEAGRTIASGDVALQGGSVHSVPGGSIAGQADMNGSAFPGVTSPQDGGGTVAYISDCQIETDREAVIPDSYVSSAGEKLRLYRELDSITDEERLARFESQLTDRFGDIPTATHELFDIVRLRWICIRLGFEKAIVKNGIMILQFVHNQKSAYYKSELFGRILRVSTRPGSKFIFRQNNNKLSVVVRSIKDIAAAAATLRELETEAAKQPTA
- the lptC gene encoding LPS export ABC transporter periplasmic protein LptC; this translates as MKRRDPIRLSVALLFLAGAILLFGCKGKKSAKEEDVQNMMTQQSENLRLVYSQNGNLSYRFETPLLERYELAREPYMEFRKGVKVETYNDTTHLVESTLTANYAIFLENQQLWEAKGNVVATNAQGQKLETEQLFWNQKSKRIYSNVDSKVTQKDGVILGEGFESDEQFQDFIFRRPKGKVAVDTAPKERADSTGSGQAAAGSSLPVIREGEAVAKPKS
- a CDS encoding hemolysin family protein, which encodes MILSTVIVVLLALLFSAFFSGMEIAFLASNKLKLEIEKSRSHAFAYIAGLFSRHPGQYITTILVGNNIALVIYSLQMSLLIQTLLSLTGWGLLSGGSFLLETVLSTIIIIFAAEYIPKAVVRLNPNLYYRTFAVPVFLFYLLFYPLARITTFISTLILRIFGLPVNTRRGAQTFDRIDLAHLIDEASEGDEQYDNEKDIRLFQNALDFSGLLVRDCMVPRVDIEAIDRTDSIRELTSRFIDTHFSRLPVYEENIDRIIGYVNTKSLFRQPATIDEILQQIDYVPESMPVQKLLTAFIKKRHSVAVVIDEFGGTAGMITIEDILEEIFGEIEDEHDDPGLVEKQMGDGEFIFSGRLEVEYINGKYHLDIPESDEYDTLAGYVIDRYQGIPSAGETILDGGRKIRVLRTESSKIELLRITLVGTSSQKSVQA
- a CDS encoding type III pantothenate kinase, translated to MNLAIDIGNTCAKLAVIENGQVVDFFKTDTLSEVYLEQLLENFPDITGAILISVHEDSDAPIEALLRRRLGRFIRFGHGVPVPIRNGYATPDTLGADRLAAAVGAATLYPGNNVLIVDFGTAITFDFVSAEGEFLGGNISPGAATRFRALHHFTRKLPLCELIDREVFMGRDTVSAIEGGVVNGIVYEVEGYIRDLERKYDGLRIIFTGGDSNFFAKRVKKPIFATYDLVAYGLNRILEYNAK